CAGCGGCATCGCGCCCTCGTCGGCGGGTGGCATCGTGGATATCGACAGATCCTACGGCGGCGGTGCGATGTCATGGCACCACAACACCACGGTAGCCGGATTGCCTTTGCTATGGAGCGCCGGCTTGGACGCCGACGGCATGCGCGATGCGCGCACCGGCTATGTGAACCAGAACGGCACGCAGGGCGCGCTGCGCCGCGACGAAACCGACAAGGCCGGCAGCCTGGGCGCCTTCGCCCAGTTCGACTGGACCTGGAATCCCTCCTGGCGGCTGGTCGGCGGCGTGCGCGCCAGCCAGGTCAAGCTGCGCATCGACGATCACTACATCACCGCCGCCAGCCCCGACGACAGCGGCACCGCCACCTACAACAACGTCAGCCCGGTGCTCGGCGTGGTCTGGCAGGCGGTGGAGTCGCTCAATGTCTACGCCAACCTTGGCCGCGGCTTCGAAACCCCGACGCTGACCGAAGTCGCCTACGGCCCCGGCGGCATCGGCACCAACCTCGGGCTGCAGCCCTCCACCAGCCGCCAGGGCGAGATCGGCGTCAAATGGCAAGGCAAAGGGCAACGGCTGGAAGCCGCGGTGTTCGACGCCGGCAGCCACAACGAGATCGTGCCGCTGTCCAACGACAACGGTCGCTCCGTCTACCAGAACGTCAACGGCGTGCACCGGCGCGGTCTGGAGCTGGGATGGCGCGGCACCTACGGCCCCGGCGAGCGCTACGGCACCGGCCTGGCCTACACCTGGCTCGACGCCTACTTTGGCGATGCTTTTCGCAATGCGCAGGGCGCAACGGTAGCCTCTGGCAACCGCCTGCCCGGCACCGCTCGCCACAGCCTGTTCGCCGAGGCCACCTACAAGCCCGTGGCCGACCTCACGCTGGGTGTGGAGATGCGCGTGGAAGGGCGCGTGTTCGCCGACGACCTCAACACGCAATATGCGCCGGGCTACGCCACCTTCAACCTGCGCGCCGGCTACAACTTCCGCGTGGGACGCATGCGCTGGTATGCCTATGGCCGTATCGACAATATTGCCGACCGGCACTACATCGGGTCGGTGATCGTGAACGAGAGCAATGGCCGGTATTTCGAGCCGGCGCCGGGGCGGCGGTTTTTTGTGGGGCTGCGGGCGGAGATCTGAAGGCGGGCGGCATGCATGCCATGCTGTCCGGATGTCGTCGGCACCGGGCCCGTGGTCGCTGGTCTACACTATCCCGACAGCCGCCACAGCGCCGCACTACGCCCACATTCCATGCAAGACACCACTCCGCTCGCCACCGACGACCGCACCCGCAGGATCATGCTGTGGGTGGTCGCCATCGGTTTCTTCATGCAGACGCTGGATTCCACGATCGTCAACACGGCATTGCCTTCGATGGCCAGGAGCCTGGGGGAGAGCCCGCTGCGGATGCAGTCGGTGATCATTGCCTACTCGCTGACCATGGCGGTGATCATTCCGGCGTCGGGCTGGCTGGCGGACCGTTTTGGTACCCGCACCATCTTCCAGACGGCCATCGTGCTGTTTGTCGCTGGCTCGCTGGCTTGCGCCTATTCCAATAGCCTGACCTGGCTGGTGGTCTCGCGGGTGGTGCAGGGAGTGGGTGGCGCGATGTTGCTGCCCGTGGGGCGGCTGGCGGTGCTGCGCACGTTCCCGCGGGACCAGTACCTGCAGGCGCTCAGCTTTGTGGCGATTCCGGGCATGGTGGGACCGCTGATCGGGCCGACGCTGGGGGGCTGGCTGACCCAGACGTTTTCGTGGCACTGGATCTTCCTGATCAATGTGCCGGTAGGGCTGCTGGGAGGTCTGGCCACCATGCGCTACATGCCCAACGCGCGCCTGCACGGGGTGGCGCCGTTCGACCTGAGCGGCTACCTGTTGCTGGCGATCTCGATGCTGACGATTTCGTTTTCGCTGGATGGCCTGGCGGAGCTTGGCTTCGAGCATGCCACCGTGCTGATGCTGCTGATTGCCAGCATGGCTTCACTCACTGCCTATGTCCTGCATGCCTCGCGGCGGCGGCGCCCGCTGTTTGCATTGCGGCTGTTTCGCATCCATACCTTCAGCGTGGGGCTGCTGGGCAACCTGTTTGCGCGCATCGGTAACGGCGCCATGCCGTTCCTGATCCCGCTGACGCTGCAGGTCAGCCTGGGTTACTCGCCGTTCCAGGCGGGCATGATGATGCTGCCGATCACGGCGGCGGGCATGGCGTCCAAGCGGCTTGCCACGCGCCTGATCGAGCGTCATGGCTATCGCAAGGTGCTGGTCACCAATACCTTCCTCGTGGGGCTGGCGATGGCGTCGTTCGCGCTGATCTCGCCCACCCAGCCGCTGGCGCTGGTACTGGTGCAGCTGGCGCTGTTCGGGATGGTCAATTCGATCCAGTTCACCGCCATGAACACGGTCACGCTGAAGGACCTCGGCACGGCCGGGGCTAGCGGCGGCAACAGCCTGCTGTCGATGGTGCAGATGCTGTCGATGAGCCTGGCGGTGACGTCGGCCGGCGCGTTGCTGGCGACCTTCCAGGGCACCTTTGGCCGCCACGGCGCCACCAGCGCGCTGCCGGCGTTCCATGCCACGTTTATCTGCGTGGGGCTGATTACCTCGGCCTCTGCGTGGATCTTCCTGCAATTGTCCCCGGATGTGGCCCGTCCGGCCGGCAAGGGCGTCGAGGACGCCACGGAGATGTAGCCGCCGGCTATGCCCTGGTTTTGCCAGCCAGCCCGTGCGAGCGCGCCGCGGCGCGCTCGCGCAGGTCTTGCACAAAGGCCTCAGCGGCGGCGCCGAGCTCGCGCCCGCCCTGGCGCAACAGCCCGACCGGTTCCTCGCTGCCTTGGCCGGAGATGGGCAGCAGCACCAGCTCGCCGCTTTCCAGCGCCTGGCGCATGGCGCAGCGCGGCGCCAGCCAGATGGCGTCGGATTTCAGGGCGACCAGCTGGCCCAGGTAAGCGTCCGAGGTTTCCAGCACCCCCGGCGGCAGCATGAAGCCGTGCCGGGCCAGCAGGCTCTCGGCGCTGTGCCGTGGCGCCGAGCCTTGCGCGGGGACCACCAGCTGGCAAGCCATGATCTCCGCCAGGGAAGGGGGCGCGTTAGCCAGCGCGTGGCCCTTGCGCACGGCGAGCAGCAGCGGCTCCGCGTCCAGCATTTCAAACCAGAGTCCCTCCATCACCGTCGGATTGTCCATGCGGCCGATGGCGATATCGAGCACGTCGGCCTTCAGCCAGTCGATCAGCGTGCGGTTCATGCCCGTCTGCACCGCCAGACCCACGTCCGGATGCGTGCGGCGAAAGGCCAGCACGGCTTCCTGCAGCAGGTCGGGCACGACGCTGGGCAGGGCGCCGACACGGATATGCGCAAGGCCGTCGGCGTCCGCGCCGGTCACGCTGACCGCGGCTTCGTCCAGGTCCTCCAGCACGCGCAGGGCGTGGCGCAGGAATCGCTGGCCCAGCTCGGTCAGCTCGGTGCCCGCCCGGCCGCGGGCCAGCAAACGTGCATCAAGCAGCGCTTCCAGCTCGGTCAGGGTCTTGGAGACGGCGGGTTGGCTGAGGCCCAGCTGCTCCCCGGCCTGGCCCAGGTGCTGGGTTTGTGCCACGGCCACGAAGCAATGCAGGTGGCGCAGGCGGACACGGTTGCGGAAGGTCGGTTGCATATCTAAAAGTTATGCAAATAGTCAAAAAACTCAATATACATGCACCGTGACTGCAAATAAAGTAATGAAAATTCCACCCCACGGAGACACATAGCATGGCCGACTCGCCTATCAAGCTGCCGCCAGGGCTGGCGCAATATCGCCGCCACTACTGGGACACCCAGCCGGAATACCGCTTTGACCCCTACGGTTCCACGGCGCTGCGCTCGCCCAACGAGCCGCTGGTGGCGCTGAACCAGACCCTGTCCGAGGTCACCGGCCCGCTGTTCGGCGCCGAGTTCGTGCGCAACGGCGACAGCGACCTCACCGCCGGCCACGCCGGCGAACCCATCGGTGAGCGCATCCTGGTCAGCGGCCGCGTGCTCGATGAAAACGGCCGTCCGGTGCCGAACGCGCTGATCGAGGTCTGGCAGGCCAATGCCGCCGGCCGCTACGTGCACAAGCGGGACCAGCACGACGCGCCACTCGATCCCAATTTCACCGGCGAAGGCCGCGTGGTGACCGACGCGCAGGGCCGTTACCAGTTCAAGACCATCAAGCCTGGCGCCTATCCCTGGCGCAACCACCACAACGCCTGGCGGCCGCAGCATATCCATTTCTCGCTGTTCGGCAACGCCTATGCCACGCGGCTGGTGACGCAGATGTATTTCCCGGGCGACCCGCTGCTCGCCTTCGATCCCATCTTCAATTGCGTGCCCGACGCCAAGGCGCGTGATCGCCTGGTGTCCACCTTCGACTGGGAAACCACGGTCCCCGAGTACGCGCTCGGCTACCGTTTCGATATCGTGCTGCGTGGCCGCGATGCCACGCCGATGGAGTAAGCCATGTTGTACGCCACCGCATCCCAGACCGTTGGACCCTACCTGCATATCGGCCTGTCCGGCCTTGACCGCGCCGACCTGACCGCCGAGGCGAGTGAGCTGACGGGCGAGCGCATCGTGATCGAAGGCCGCGTGATCGACGGCAAGGGCGATCCCGTGCCCGATGGCATGGTCGAAATCTGGCAAGCCAACCCGGCTGGCCGCTACCGCCACCCCGACGATGCGCGCGACGGCGCCGAGACGGCGCTGGTGCCCGGCTTCACCGGTTTTGGCCGGCTGCCGACCGGGCCCGACGGCAGCTTCCGCTTCGTCACCGTCAAGCCAGGCCCCGTGCCCGGCCCCGACGGCCGGCCGCAGGCACCGCATATCGTCGTCTCGCTGTTCATGCGCGGCCTGCTCAAGCACTTGTCCACGCGCCTATACTTCCCGGACGAAGCGCAGGCCAACGCAAGCGACTGGGCGTTGTCGCAGGTGCCCGCCGCGCGCCGCCACACGCTGGTGGCGCAGCAGGCAGGCGCAGGCAGGCTGCAATGGCAGGTAGTGCTGCAAGGCCAGGACGAGACGGTCTTCTTCGACATCTGATCCCGCGCAGCCATTGCCAGCGCGCCCGCGCTGAACCAAGCCCCGGCGCCGGACCCATCGTGGCCCGGCGCTGGGGTTTTTCCATGACGATGCGAACCTGTTTCGATGCCGACTTCATCCCGACTGACCGACCCGATGTTCGGTAGCGCCGCCACGCTGGCCGCTTTCTCCGATACGGCAACCGTGCAGCGCATGCTCGATTTTGAAGCCGCGCTGGCGCACGCCGAAGCCAGCTGCGGGGTCATCCCCGCCCACGCCGCCGAGGCGATCGCTGCCACCTGCCGCGCCGGCGAGATCGACTTCGACGCGCTGGCCGCTGCCGCCGTGGCAGGCGGCAACCTTGCCATTCCTCTGGTCAAGCAACTCACCGCCCGCGTGGCCGCGCGCGACGCGCAAGCCGCGCGCTACGTGCACTGGGGCGCCACCAGCCAGGACGCGATCGACACCGGCATGGTGCTGCAATTGCGTGAAGCCTTGCAGGCGGTCGACGCCGATCTCAAGGCCCTTGGCCATGCCTGCGCGGCGCTCGCCGCGCAGCACCGCGACACGCCGATGGTGGCGCGCACCTGGCTGCAGCACGCGCTGCCCACCACCTTTGGCCTCAAGGCCGCCGGCTGGCTCGATGCCCTGCGCCGCGACCTGCGCCGCCTGGACGCCGCGCGCACGCAGGCCGCCACGCTGCAGTTCGGCGGCGCCGCCGGCACGCTGGCCAGCCTGGGCGCCGCGGCGCCGGCAGTGGCAACGGCACTTGGCCGTGCGCTCTCACTGGCGGTGGCGCCTACGCCCTGGCATGCCTACCGGGACCGCATGGTCGAGGTGGCCACCACGCTCGGCATGCTCACCGGCACGCTGGGCAAGATCGCCCGCGACGTGTCGCTGATGATGCAAACGGAAGTCGCCGAGGTCGCGGAGCCCACCGGCCCCGGGCGCGGCGGCTCCAGCACCATGCCGCACAAGCGCAACCCGGTCGGCTGCGCCGCCGTGCTCACCGTTGCCGTGCGCGTGCCGCCGCTGGTGGCGACCATGCTGGCCGGCATGGTGCAGGAACATGAGCGCGCGCTGGGCGGCTGGCAGGCGGAATGGGACACCTTGCCGCAAATCGTCACGCTGGCGGCAGGGGCATTGCGGCAGATGCTGGAAGTGGTGGGAGGATTGCAGGTGGATGCCGCGCGCATGCGCGCCAACCTGGGTGTGACACACGGGCTGATCCTGGCGGAAGCCGCCATGCTGGAGCTCGGCGGCAAGATTGGCCGGCTGCCTGCGCATCACCTGGTGGAAGGCGCCTGCCGGCGGGCCGTGGCCGAAGGCACGACATTGCGCGAAGCCCTGGGCGCGACCCTGGCCGAGGACCCAGCGCATGCGGGGTTGATGGATGCGGCGGCGCTGGACCGGGTTTGCGATCCGGCGAATTACGCCGGGCAGGCGGCCGGATTCGTCGATGCGGTCCTGGCGACCTGGCGGCAGGAAGCTGGCCAGCATTGAGCGCCCCGGGAACCCGGCCACAAGCGCTTGAAGAACACACGTAACTGAACCTCGAACCCGATTCTCTGGAGACCACCTTGCCTTTCATCACCCACGCCGGCAACCGCCTCTTCTACACACTGGAAGGCCCGGCATCCGCGCCCGTCCTCATCTTCTCCAACTCGCTGGGCACTGACCACACCATGTGGGCGCCGCAGGCCGAAGCGCTGGGCCAGCACTTCCGCATCCTGCGCTACGACACCCGCGGCCATGGCCAGTCCGCATTGCCCCCGGGCCCGAGCAGCGTGGCGGAACTGGGCAGCGACGTCATCGCCCTGATGGATGCCTTGCAGATCCAGAAGGCCGCCTTCTGCGGCTTGTCGATGGGCGGCCTCACCGGCATGTGGCTGGGCGTGAACGCACCGCAGCGCTTTACCCGCATCGTGCTGGCCAACACCGCGCCCAAGATCGGCACGCCCGAGGCGTGGAACACGCGCATCGAAGGCGTGCTGCGCGACGGCATGGCGCCGCTGGTGGATGGCTCGTTGCAGCGCTGGTTCACGCCTGCCTTCGTCAGCGCCGCCGGCAATCAACTGGACGACCTGCGCCAGGTGCTGACCGGCCTCGATGCCCGGGGCTATGCCGCCAACTGCGCCGCGGTGCGCGACGCCGACCTGCGCGAAGCGGTCAGGACGATTCCCGTGCCGGTGCTGGTGATTGCCGGCAGCGCGGACCCGTCCACGACCGCGGCGGAAGGGCGCGCCCTGGCCGACGCCATTCCGGGCGCGCGCTATCTCGAGCTGGAAGCGGCCCACTTGTCCAACCGCGAACAGCCCGCGCGCTTCACCGAGGCATTGCTGGACTTCCTGGGCGGCGATGCGCAACAACCCGCCAGCCGCCCCGCCAACGATGGCGAGCGCTACCAGGCCGGCCTGGCCGTGCGCCGCGCGGTGCTGGGCAGCGCCCACGTGGATCGCTCGCTGGCCAAGCTCAACCCGCTGACCGAAGAGTTCCAGAACCTGATCACGCGCTATGCATGGGGCGAGATCTGGACGCGCGAAGGCTTGCCGCGCCATTCGCGTAGCTTGATCACCATCGCCATGATGGTGGCGCTTAACCGCAGCGAAGAGCTCAAGCTGCATCTGCGCGCCGCGGCGAACAACAAGGTTAGCCGCGACGAGGTCAAGGAGGTGCTCTTGCAGACCGCTATTTATTGTGGCGTGCCGGCGGCTAATTCGGCTTTTCATATGGCGGAGGAGGTGTTTGCAGAGGAGGATTTGAAGGGGGTGAAGGGGTTGTAAGCGGCGGTGGCATCTTGTACCCAAGGTGCCATACGATATTGCTCTGCTGGGTTGGTCGCTGTTTCTTTGAACGGCGTTGGTTTTTGCACCCAAGAGCCATACGACATCCCCCTGCGGGGGCTGCCGGTCACTCTTCTTTGCGTCGGTGTATAGACCGGGGACATAGGTGACGGGTGTGCGAGGACATGGTTGACACATTTTAAGCGGCATTCGGGTCGTTTAGGTCGATGCTTCCGAAGCGATGATGTGCGAAGTAAAGGGCGTATTTGCCGCTGTGTCTGGCGTCAGGCCGCAGCGCCACGTGCAGCTTGGCTAGGGCATTCGAAACCTTGAAGCGACGTCCCTGGAAACAGAGCTCGCCGTGCCATTTGACCTGCACTACGGTGTCGTCAGGGCCGTATTCGATGGGCGGCAACTGCTCCGGATATGGCCTCGGGCTGGGCCGATACCGCGTGACGGGCGTCGCCAGGCCAAGGGCTTCGTGAGGTCGCTGCTGGTTGTAGACATCGCGCCAGCGATCGAATGCGCGCTGCGCATAACGGCAGGAAGCAAAGTCGTTGCCGGTGAGCACCTCGGCCTTAAAGGTGCGGTGGAACCGCTCATCCTTGCCATTGGTTTGTGGGTGCGCGGGGCGGCTATGGCTCAGGCGTACGCCCAGGCGAATCAACCAGATCGCCAGGGCCGTGAGCTGGCCGGGTTGGGAAGGGCTGCCCCAGGGCGCACCGTTGTCGGCGTTGATGCGCAGCGGCAGCCCATAACGACGGAAAGCCTCGCGCAGATGGCGCTGCACCACTGCAGTCTGGGTTCTGGTGCAGGCCGTGAGCAGGATATTGAAGCGGGAATGGTCGTCCAGCACTGTCAGCGGGTAACACGGCACGCCGTCTCGGGTGGCAAACCAGCCTTTGTAGTCCATTTGCCAGAGATGGTTGGGCTCGGGATGCTCGAAACGCTGCCATGCCACCGATTTGGCGGAGGCCTCCGGGGTAATTAGCCCGTGGCGATGCAGGATCGAGGTGACAGTGCTGGGAGCCGGCGCCTCGGTATGCCCCAGGTCCTGCAAGCGGCGGCTGATCTTGCGCCCGCCCCAGGCAGGATGCTGCTGGCGAAGCGCGATCACGGCCTGTTCAAGGTCGGCGTGGGTCTGTTCCGGGCTGCGACTGGGCCGCCGAGAGCGGTCGACCAGACCGGCCTCGCCTTGCTCGGCATAGCGCGCGAGCCATTTGTAGGCGGTCTGGGGACTGATGC
The Cupriavidus basilensis DNA segment above includes these coding regions:
- the pcaH gene encoding protocatechuate 3,4-dioxygenase subunit beta, coding for MADSPIKLPPGLAQYRRHYWDTQPEYRFDPYGSTALRSPNEPLVALNQTLSEVTGPLFGAEFVRNGDSDLTAGHAGEPIGERILVSGRVLDENGRPVPNALIEVWQANAAGRYVHKRDQHDAPLDPNFTGEGRVVTDAQGRYQFKTIKPGAYPWRNHHNAWRPQHIHFSLFGNAYATRLVTQMYFPGDPLLAFDPIFNCVPDAKARDRLVSTFDWETTVPEYALGYRFDIVLRGRDATPME
- a CDS encoding LysR substrate-binding domain-containing protein codes for the protein MQPTFRNRVRLRHLHCFVAVAQTQHLGQAGEQLGLSQPAVSKTLTELEALLDARLLARGRAGTELTELGQRFLRHALRVLEDLDEAAVSVTGADADGLAHIRVGALPSVVPDLLQEAVLAFRRTHPDVGLAVQTGMNRTLIDWLKADVLDIAIGRMDNPTVMEGLWFEMLDAEPLLLAVRKGHALANAPPSLAEIMACQLVVPAQGSAPRHSAESLLARHGFMLPPGVLETSDAYLGQLVALKSDAIWLAPRCAMRQALESGELVLLPISGQGSEEPVGLLRQGGRELGAAAEAFVQDLRERAAARSHGLAGKTRA
- the pcaG gene encoding protocatechuate 3,4-dioxygenase subunit alpha yields the protein MLYATASQTVGPYLHIGLSGLDRADLTAEASELTGERIVIEGRVIDGKGDPVPDGMVEIWQANPAGRYRHPDDARDGAETALVPGFTGFGRLPTGPDGSFRFVTVKPGPVPGPDGRPQAPHIVVSLFMRGLLKHLSTRLYFPDEAQANASDWALSQVPAARRHTLVAQQAGAGRLQWQVVLQGQDETVFFDI
- the pcaD gene encoding 3-oxoadipate enol-lactonase produces the protein MPFITHAGNRLFYTLEGPASAPVLIFSNSLGTDHTMWAPQAEALGQHFRILRYDTRGHGQSALPPGPSSVAELGSDVIALMDALQIQKAAFCGLSMGGLTGMWLGVNAPQRFTRIVLANTAPKIGTPEAWNTRIEGVLRDGMAPLVDGSLQRWFTPAFVSAAGNQLDDLRQVLTGLDARGYAANCAAVRDADLREAVRTIPVPVLVIAGSADPSTTAAEGRALADAIPGARYLELEAAHLSNREQPARFTEALLDFLGGDAQQPASRPANDGERYQAGLAVRRAVLGSAHVDRSLAKLNPLTEEFQNLITRYAWGEIWTREGLPRHSRSLITIAMMVALNRSEELKLHLRAAANNKVSRDEVKEVLLQTAIYCGVPAANSAFHMAEEVFAEEDLKGVKGL
- the mdtD gene encoding multidrug transporter subunit MdtD; protein product: MQDTTPLATDDRTRRIMLWVVAIGFFMQTLDSTIVNTALPSMARSLGESPLRMQSVIIAYSLTMAVIIPASGWLADRFGTRTIFQTAIVLFVAGSLACAYSNSLTWLVVSRVVQGVGGAMLLPVGRLAVLRTFPRDQYLQALSFVAIPGMVGPLIGPTLGGWLTQTFSWHWIFLINVPVGLLGGLATMRYMPNARLHGVAPFDLSGYLLLAISMLTISFSLDGLAELGFEHATVLMLLIASMASLTAYVLHASRRRRPLFALRLFRIHTFSVGLLGNLFARIGNGAMPFLIPLTLQVSLGYSPFQAGMMMLPITAAGMASKRLATRLIERHGYRKVLVTNTFLVGLAMASFALISPTQPLALVLVQLALFGMVNSIQFTAMNTVTLKDLGTAGASGGNSLLSMVQMLSMSLAVTSAGALLATFQGTFGRHGATSALPAFHATFICVGLITSASAWIFLQLSPDVARPAGKGVEDATEM
- a CDS encoding 3-carboxy-cis,cis-muconate cycloisomerase; protein product: MFGSAATLAAFSDTATVQRMLDFEAALAHAEASCGVIPAHAAEAIAATCRAGEIDFDALAAAAVAGGNLAIPLVKQLTARVAARDAQAARYVHWGATSQDAIDTGMVLQLREALQAVDADLKALGHACAALAAQHRDTPMVARTWLQHALPTTFGLKAAGWLDALRRDLRRLDAARTQAATLQFGGAAGTLASLGAAAPAVATALGRALSLAVAPTPWHAYRDRMVEVATTLGMLTGTLGKIARDVSLMMQTEVAEVAEPTGPGRGGSSTMPHKRNPVGCAAVLTVAVRVPPLVATMLAGMVQEHERALGGWQAEWDTLPQIVTLAAGALRQMLEVVGGLQVDAARMRANLGVTHGLILAEAAMLELGGKIGRLPAHHLVEGACRRAVAEGTTLREALGATLAEDPAHAGLMDAAALDRVCDPANYAGQAAGFVDAVLATWRQEAGQH
- a CDS encoding TonB-dependent receptor family protein — translated: MAGNTGGGRSRNPVSAEASHRLCCLAAAMLAAAPGAALAEETLPDVVVSVSRAEQKRFDAPAAIDSVPVDSLSTPSPLVNLSELLPLVPGVTARERQNYAQDLQLAVRGFGSRSTFGVRGVRLFVDGIPATMPDGQGQASTADLTNASRIEVLRGPFAQLYGNASGGVVQIFTPDPPKAPMARATSGFGSDGQWMAGVTVGGGNDKIGGVLDAWTFETDGYRDHSAARRRQLNAKVVAEPVTGTRVTLLFNAFDQPQAQDPLGLTRAQADANPRQAVPLATQFNTGKTVRQNQGGVLVEQRLSQQDNLEFRLYGGTRELTQYLGFSGIAPSSAGGIVDIDRSYGGGAMSWHHNTTVAGLPLLWSAGLDADGMRDARTGYVNQNGTQGALRRDETDKAGSLGAFAQFDWTWNPSWRLVGGVRASQVKLRIDDHYITAASPDDSGTATYNNVSPVLGVVWQAVESLNVYANLGRGFETPTLTEVAYGPGGIGTNLGLQPSTSRQGEIGVKWQGKGQRLEAAVFDAGSHNEIVPLSNDNGRSVYQNVNGVHRRGLELGWRGTYGPGERYGTGLAYTWLDAYFGDAFRNAQGATVASGNRLPGTARHSLFAEATYKPVADLTLGVEMRVEGRVFADDLNTQYAPGYATFNLRAGYNFRVGRMRWYAYGRIDNIADRHYIGSVIVNESNGRYFEPAPGRRFFVGLRAEI
- a CDS encoding IS481 family transposase encodes the protein MPWSTRDTMSLRQEFILLAQQEGSNRRELCRRFSISPQTAYKWLARYAEQGEAGLVDRSRRPSRSPEQTHADLEQAVIALRQQHPAWGGRKISRRLQDLGHTEAPAPSTVTSILHRHGLITPEASAKSVAWQRFEHPEPNHLWQMDYKGWFATRDGVPCYPLTVLDDHSRFNILLTACTRTQTAVVQRHLREAFRRYGLPLRINADNGAPWGSPSQPGQLTALAIWLIRLGVRLSHSRPAHPQTNGKDERFHRTFKAEVLTGNDFASCRYAQRAFDRWRDVYNQQRPHEALGLATPVTRYRPSPRPYPEQLPPIEYGPDDTVVQVKWHGELCFQGRRFKVSNALAKLHVALRPDARHSGKYALYFAHHRFGSIDLNDPNAA